CGCAGTCCGAATTTGCGGCGCTGCTGGGCGTGTCGGTGCGTACCTTGCAGGACTGGGAGCAAGGCAGGCGTGAGCCATCCGGCGCGGCCAAGACGCTGCTGCGCATTGCGGCGCGCACGCCGGAGGCGGTCAGGCTGGCAGTCTGATGAGGAGAGCGTGAAATCAAAGCGGACCGACTTGCTATAAATAAAATAGCTGCTTGCGCATATACAGCGAGCGCTACAAGCCGATTTTGCTTAAAAATTCACCTCGCACCGCCTCAACCCGGCGCAAACACCGCCTGCAGCGTCGTCAGCAGTTTTTGCAGCATTCCCGAATGAGCCGCTTCCCGATGCCGCGCCCGATAATGCCGCCATGCCTTCCCCTCAAGCGCCCGACTCGCCCGCCATCGTCCT
This DNA window, taken from Polaromonas hydrogenivorans, encodes the following:
- a CDS encoding helix-turn-helix domain-containing protein — translated: MAKPIDAEMEQFQNDLLESVRQMKAGKAARTTVVALTPAADARAKVGMSQSEFAALLGVSVRTLQDWEQGRREPSGAAKTLLRIAARTPEAVRLAV